AAGGAAACAGTCAGCCCCCCAAAAAGGATTCATTTGAAGCTTTGCGATACAAGGACTTTCGCTCCTATCTGGGCATGCGGTTCTTTTTCACTTTTGCTTACCAGATGCAGACAACAGTACTGGGTTTTTATATTTATGAACTAACGCATAGTAAAATAGCCATAGCGATCATTGGTTTAAGTGAGGCCATACCGGCAGTCGGACTGGCGCTTTACGGAGGCTATATCGCCGACAAGTACGAAAAACGCAAAATGCTTTTGCTGGTGTTTTCCGGTGTACTCTTTTCATCGCTTGTAATGTTCCTGGTAACACTTAAAGGTTTGAGCGGATATATACACACCGGCTGGACAGTGCCTATACTTTATGCGATGATATTCTGCAATGGTGTAGCAAGGGCATTTTACGGCCCGGCTACCTTTACGGTTTATGCTCATAGTATTCCCCGCGAGGTATATCCAAATGGGGCAACCTGGAGTTCTCAAGGATGGCAGATAGCCTCTATTCTGGGACCTTTCACGGGCGGGTTTATCTATGCTTTTGCCGGTGGAATCACCGGAAACTTCATAGTGATATTGGCATTCCTGCTGATAACCTTCGTGCTTGTTTACCGGCTCCGAAAATATCCTCCAGTATTTATTCCAAAAGAAAGTGTTTATAAAAGTCTTAAAGAAGGCATTCATTTTGTTTTTAACAGCAAAATGATGATAGGCGCCATGAGCCTTGACCTGTTTTCTGTCTTTTTCGGTGGAGCTGTGGCGCTTCTTCCCGTATTTGCTTTGGACATACTACATGTCGGGTCTGAAGGGCTCGGCCTTATGCGGATGGCATCATCATTAGGCGCAGCATTGACAATGGCGGTAATGGCCCGCTTTTCGCCCCTGGGCAAGCCCTGGCGCAACCTGCTTATAGCTGTCACAGGGTTTGGCCTGTGTATCATCGGGTTCGGCTTATCCAGGAGCTTTATACTGACGCTGATATTTCTATTCGGCCAGGGGGCCTTTGATAGTGTCAGTGTTATTATCAGGGGCACATTAGTTCAACTGCTAACGCCCGATCACATGCGTGGACGCGTTTCTGCCGTAAATTCCATGTTCATTGGTTCATCAAACGAGATCGGCGACTTTGAATCGGGTATTGCGGCAAAGTTATTGGGCACAGTTCCGGCTGTGCTGTTCGGCGGTACGATGACACTGCTGATCGTTACCGTTACCTGGTTAAAAACCAAAAGCCTGCTGCCACTCGGGATCAGCGATATTCATACGGTTGAAGTTAAGGAACAGGAGTAACTATAACGTTTTCACACTTCTCCAGAACAGATAGGTCAGCGACCCAACTATCGGGACCACTATAATGATTAGCATCCATAATACTTTGGAGCCACCGTTAATGGCATGGGTGCGCAGTATGTTGATAAGGGAATAAAGACTTAATGCAAGCCAAAGGATTAAGCATATCAATCCGAGTGTGCCGCCGAATGCGGATGTTATCAGGTACATGGGGTAGTCCTTTTAATTAATATGTATCCTCATCTTCTGTTACCTTTTCGCCTATCTGCTGCCGCCACATGGCATAATACAGGCCCTTTTGTAAAATAAGTTCAAGATGCTTGCCCGACTCCACTATTTTACCTTTTTCAAGCACATAAATGGTATCAGCATGCATAATGGTAGATAAACGGTGGGCGATCAATATTGTTATATGATCCTTCAAAACAGACACATCACGAATGGTTTCTGTGATCTCTTCTTCGGTTATCGAATCAAGCGACGAAGTGGCCTCGTCAAAAACAAGCAGGTCGGGCCTGCGCAACAGGGCACGGGCTATTGACAGGCGCTGCTTTTCGCCACCTGAAACTTTTACGCCGCCTTCTCCGATAACTGTATCCAATCCCTGCGGCGCACGGGCCAGTAATGTTTGGCAGGCGGCGCGCTGTAAAGCGGTCATACACTCTTCATCCGTTGCATCAGGACGCACAAATAACAGGTTCTCACGAATGGAACCGGAGAATAACTGTGTATCCTGGGTTACAAAGCCTACCCGTTCGCGAAGCTGATCGAGGTCGATCTCCTTGCCCGCAATATTATTATACAGAATGCTGCCTTCCAATGGCTGATATAGCCCCACTAACAATTTCACCAATGTGGTTTTTCCTGAACCCGAAGGACCGACAAATGCTATAGTTTCGCCTGTGCTTGCTTCAAAATTGATATTGTTCAGCGCATTCCGGCTCGCAGTCAGGTGTTTGAAGCTTACGTTGCTAAAGGATAATTTGGTGATCTCGTCCAGGTGAATAGGGTTTTCCGGCTTAGCTTCGACAGGTGTGCTTAATATCCGCTTGAAATTTTCGAGCGACACTTCCGCCTCGCGCCATGACTGTATTACATTTCCAAGTTCCTGAAGTGGATTGAACAGGAAGAAGGAATAAAAAAGGAACATAAAGTAGTTACCTGCGGTCAATGTGCCTTTAAAGATCAGCATCAGTAAGATCACCACCATTACGCTTCGGACAAAGTTTACCGTAGTACCCTGTACAAAGCTCATGCTGCGTACATACTTAACCTTCTTCAATTCGAGCTCTAATATCTTATAAGTTGTTTTATTCAGTCGTTCAATCTCTTGTTTGGAGAGGCCGAGGCTTTTTACCAGTTCGATATTTCTTAGCGATTCGGTGGTGGACCCAGCAAGTGAAGTGGTTTGAGAAACGATCTTTTTTTGAATTCCCTTTATCCGCTTGCTTAACGCCATACTTACAAACATGATAACCGGTATTGCCCCTAAATAAACCAGGGTTACCTGGTAATTTACTTTGATGGACATGACCATGACCATGATCATACCTATCAGGCTCACAAACAATACACTGATAAAGGAAGTAATAAATTTCTCGCAGTCTAATCTCACTTTTTGCAATACGCCCAGGGTTTCGCCACTTCGCTGATCTTCAAATACCTGGAAAGGTAATTCCAATGAGTGCTTCAGTCCATCGGCATACATTTTAGCCCCTACTTTCTGCGTAATGATATTGGTGTAATAATCCTGGAAATTTTTTGCTATGCGCGACACCATTGCTGCCCCGACTGCTAACCCGATCAGCGTCAATACGCCAACCAGGAAATCATGATAACTTACGTTATACATGGACTTCACTACCTTATCGATCAGCGAGCTGGTCTGGTTATGATCGAGCGATTTAAGATCGGTTCCTTTAATCTTCTCGACGATCTCCACAACCTTTGCCCTGCTAAGATTGGTTGGTACAATGTATTTATCTACAATTTTCCCCGTGATAAACGGGTCGAGCAATGAGAATCCTATATTAAATGCTGCAAGTACCAGGGCCAATGCGACAACCCAACGATACTCTTTAAGATATGATAAGAGTACTTTCATGATTAACGTAAAAATAAAAAAAGGGAATGGCTTAAAAAGCGCATTCCCTTCATTTTGACAATAGTTTGGTCGTTATACTGTCATGATATCTTTTTCCTTTGCATCGGACAATACATCAACTTTGGCGATAAAGGAATCGGTCAGTTTCTGTACTTCGCCTTCACCAGTTTTCATTTCATCTTCCGAAACGCCTTCCGATTTTAGCTTCCTGATCTTTTCGTTTGCCTCCTTACGGATATTGCGGATGGCGATCTTGCCGGTTTCAGCCTCGGCTTTTGCCTTCTTTACCAAATCGCGGCGGCGTTCTTCGGTAAGCGGCGGAACGTTGATGCGGATAATGGTGCCATCGTTCTGCGGGTTAACACCCAGGTTGGCTTCCATTATTGCCTTTTCAATTCCGCTCAGCAACGACTTTTCCCACGGTTGTATCACTATGGTACGGGCATCTGGCGTATTCACGCTGCCTACCTGGTTAAGTGGGGTTGGCGTACCGTAGTATTCAACCATAATATCGTCCAGCATGCTTGGGCTTGCCTTTCCGGCACGTATTTTCTGTAGTTCGCCGTCGCAATGGTCAATCGCTTTTTCCATCAAAGCACGGGCGTCTATAACTTGTTTCTTAATGAGTTCGCTCATCGTTGTAAAATTTGCAGTCAAAAATAGAAATTTATAACAGAATCAAGAGGCAAGAATCAAGATACAAAACCGAAGAAACTTTAGATTTCATTTTAGGGTTGCCCTGGTTCTTTACAACAGGTTTTAATTTTACTTTACCAGCGTTCCTATCGCCTCACCCTGCGCAATTTTCAGGAAGTTGCCTTCCTTGTTCATATCAAACACGATTATCGGCAATTTATTTTCCTGGCAAAGTGTAAAAGCCGTGGTATCCATTACGTTAAGTCCCTTGCCTATAACTTCAGCAAAGCTGATCTCATCATAACGGGTTGCGGTTGGGTCTTTCTCCGGGTCGGCGGTATAGATGCCATCCACCCGCGTGCCTTTCAGCACAACGTCAGCTTTTATTTCGATGGCCCTTAATGAAGCCGCGGTATCCGTGGTAAAATAGGGGTTACCGGTTCCTGCACCAAAGATCACGATCTTGCCCAATTCCAAATGATGCATGGCGCGGCGCCGGATATAGGGCTCGCATATCTGCTCCATTTTAATAGCCGACTGCAGCCTTGTTTCAACCCCAACAGTTTCCAGCGCGTTTTGCAATGCCATACAGTTGATGACAGTGGCCAGCATACCCATATAGTCGGCCTGGGCACGGTCCATGCCTGATTTTTCGGCGCTTAATCCCCTGAAAATGTTGCCTCCCCCGACCACAACCGCTATTTCAATCCCTGCGTCGTAAACGCTTTTGATGTCATTTGCGTACTGTAGAACCTGTTTATTATCGATGCCGTATTGCCGGTCGCCCATCAGCGACTCGCCACTCAGTTTGAGGAGAATGCGTTTATATTTCATGCAGGGTAGTTTGTCAAAAATATTAATTTAAATTCAGTGTTAAAATTTTATGTCGATTAGTTTATGCGCTTGCCTGCCATAAATGTTCCTCTCAATTCAAAGCCGTCGTTAAATACCGTAAAATCGGCATCAAACCCGGCAGCTATCTTCCCTTTGTTCAGTTTAGCCAGTTGAGCAGGGTAAAGCGAGGCCATATTGACGGATTCGGGCAAACTTATTTCAAAATGCTTTACGCCGTTCTCTACGCATTTCAACATAGTAAGGCATGAACCCGATAAGGTACCGTCGCTGGCCAATACATACCTGTCGCCGGTGAAGCGGTGCTGATATGGCCCGTGATGGCTTTCGGTAACCGAGTCTGTTATGAAGAAAAGCTTGTCACCCAACTCTCGTTTGGCCAACCGGGCCATTACGAAATCGACGTGAATACCATCCGGAACAATGCTGGTGTAGGGTCTTTCTTCAAATATGGCGGGAATATAACCCGGGTCCCGGTGGTGCATCTGGGGCATTGCATTATAGATATGCGTTACCGCCGGTATCGGTTTGTTCAGGAACGCCTTACCCTCTGCATAAGTAGCATTACTATGTCCCGATGACAAAATGATGCCGGCACTATGCATATAGTCTATAACCTCCTGGTCCTGCAATTCCGGCGCAATGGTCATCATGGTGATAACTCCATCGCCCATTTCGATCCATTTTCGCACCAGTTCCAAAGATGCTTTTTGGATGAAATCCTTATTATGCGCACCACGACGAACCGGGTTCAGGAAAGGACCCTCCAGGTGCAGCCCTAAAAAGTTGCCCCTGCGTTTATCACGATATGACCTGCAAACCTGTATTGTCTGTTCGATAACCTCGTTTGTATTGGTCGAGATGGTCGGGAAAAACCCTATTGTTCCCTGGTCCAGCAGATCGTTCTCCATCTGCAACAGCGTTGCCTCGTCGGTATCGATACTAAGTAACCGGCCGCCACTGCCGTATAATTGAAGGTCGAGGAATCCGGGCGCAAGAAAATTTCCTGTAAGGTCTGTTTTAATTGCATCAGCCGGTATGGCCGGTTCATCAACGATGTCAACGATAGTATTTCCATCAAATAAAACAGCTTTACCCTGGGTTATCTGCCCTTCAGATATTAACCGGAGATTGTGGAGTGCGTTTATCATGGTTACAAATTTACTGTTCCAAAGATGCAACGTATTGCGCCTCTACAGGAAGTATTATTGCAAAAAAAATCCCCCTCATTTTGTGAGGGGGATTTAAATATTTAAGCTCCTAAAGCTACCCGCTTAAATGCGGTAACGGTCAGCCCTTTGTCGATGCTCCCCAGGAACTGGGCAACGCTTTTCGACGAGTCCTTCACAAACTCCTGGTTCAACAGGGTTGAATCCTTATAGAATTTGTTCAGCTTACCGGCAGCTATCTTTTCGATCATTTCTTCCGGTTTGCCTTCAGCGCGGATCTGGTCTTTTGCTATTTCCAACTCGCGTTCAATGGTAGAAGCATCTACACCGTCCTTATCAACAGCGATAGGGTTCATCGCGGCTATTTGCATAGCTACATCCTTACCTGCTTCTTCGGCACCGGCAGGGTTGGCGCTTAAAGCAACCAATACACCCAAGCGGAAATTACCGTGGATGTAAGCAACCACTTTCTCGCCTTCAACAACTTCGTATTTCGATACACCAATTTTCTCGCCTATTTTACCGGTTTTGTCGGTAATGGCATCAGCGATAGTAACCCTGCTGCTTTCAACATCGATAGACAGCTGGCCCAACGCCTCAAGATCAGCAGGTTTATTCTCAACCGCCGCGTTAGCTATTTCGTTAGCAAAAGCAATAAATTCTGCGTTCTTGGCCACGAAATCAGTTTCGCAGTTAAGCTCGATGATAACACCGCGTTTACCATCCTCAGAAGTGCGCGCTATAACAACACCTTCGTTCGATTCACGGTCCTGGCGGCTTGCAGCCACTTTAGCTCCTTTTTTTCTTAAGTAATCAATAGCTGCTTCAAAGTCGCCGTTAGTTTCGGTTAAAGCCTTTTTGCAATCCATCATACCTGCACCTGTTTGCTGGCGCAGTTTATTTACATCAGATGCAGTTATTTGTAATGTAGACATTATATATTCCTTTTTAATGTTAAAAGTTGCAGGTTGTAAGTCGCAAGAAGCTTTCCTGCAACTCACAACTTACAACCTAAAAATTATTCTTCTGTTTTATCAGCAGCGGCCGGAGCTTCAGTTTCTGCTTCAGCAGCTACTTCTGTAACTCTCTTGCGTTTGCCACCTTCAGCAGGTGCACCAGCAGGCGCAGCTTCAGGTTTTGCAGTGTCGGCTTTAGCTTTTGCAGCTGCCGCTTCTTTTTCTGCTTCGTCTTCTTTCTCGCGTTTGCGCTCGTCCAAACCTTCCTCTATCGCTTTGATGATGATACCGGTGATCAGCGAGATCGATTTGGTTGCATCGTCGTTAGCAGGAATAGGGAAATCGATGTTCGACGGGTCAGAGTTGGTATCAACCATTGCAAAGGTCGGGATGTTCAGCTTTAAAGCTTCCGAAACCGCTATGTGCTCTTTCTTCACGTCGATCAGGAATAATGCAGCAGGCAAACGGTTAAGGTCCGCAATACCGCCCAGCAAAGTTTCCAGTTTAATACGCTCGCGCTGTATCATCAGTCTTTCTTTTTTAGAAAGAATGCTGTAAGTACCGTCTTTGGTCAATTTATCGATGTTTGACATCTTTTTGATCGACTTGCGTACGGTAGCGAAGTTAGTTAACATACCACCCAACCAGCGTTCGGTTACGAAAGGCATGTTCACTGTTTTTGCGTAATCGGCTACAATATCCTTCGCTTGTTTCTTTGTAGCTACGAATAATACCTTGCGGCCCGATTTTACTATTTGTTTGATAGCTGCAGCAGCTTCTTCAACTTTGTTTAAAGTTTTGTTCAGGTCGATAATGTGGATACCATTACGTTCCATGAAAATGTATTGCGACATTTTCGGGTCCCATTTGCGGGTAAGGTGACCAAAGTGTACACCTGCATCCAGCAGATCCTGATATGTTGTTCTTGCCATTGTTTTGTCCTCCTTTGATTAACGTTTACTGAATTGGAATCTCTTGCGTGCTTTCTTGCGTCCTGGTTTTTTACGCTCAACCATACGGTCGTCGCGGGTCATGATACCTTTAGCGCGCAATGCCGGTTTCTTTTCAGCATCAAGTTCAACAATAGCTTTAGCAATAGCTAAACGAACGGCCTCAGCCTGTCCTTTTACACCACCACCGGCTACATTTACTTTTACATCGTATTTACCTGCCGAGCCGGAAACTTCAACCGACTGGGTAACGATGTATTGTAAAGGAAGGGTAGGGAAATATTCTTTGTAATCTTTACCGTTAACGGTAATAGCGCCGTTGCCATCGCTTAAATAGATGCGGGCAACTGCTGTTTTTCTTCTGCCTGAAGTGTTAGTTGTTGGCATTTTCTTTCTCCTTTAAATAAATGATTAAATGGCTTTCGGGTTTTGAGCTTGATGCGGGTGCTCGGCTCCGGCATAAACATGCAGGTTGCCAAATAAGGCGCGGCCCAAACGATTTTTAGGTAACATACCGCGTACAGCTTTTTCAACTACACGCTCGGGATGCTTTGCCATTAACTCCTTAGGAGAAATGAAACGCTGACCACCTGGGTAACCAGTGTACGAAACATACTGCTTGTCGGCAAATTTGTTCCCGGTCAGTTTTACCTTGTCTGCATTGATAACAATAACGTTATCTCCGCAGTCTACGTTCGGGGTGAACCCAGGCTTGTGTTTTCCTCTGATCATTGCTGCGATCTTAGAACACAAGCGCCCCAAAATCTCGCCCTGAGCGTCAACAACAACCCATTCTTTGTTAACGGTCTTTTTATTGGCTGAGACAGTTTTGTAACTTAACGTATTCACTTGCTTAAAATTAAATTAATAAAACGTTTATTATACCCCGTAATTTCGGGACTGCAAAGATACGGGAATTTGTTTAATTGTCAAGCGGTTTTTAGGATTACATTGATTGTAATTCTGATTGCACCGATTTCAATCGTGAAACCGCTGTCAATCATATTCGCAGTACTATTAAAAAGTTGCCAATATCTCCAGGTTTACTATTTTTACGCCTCGCTTAATCTATTGACAGATGATCATCATACACAACTATGCCGAATTTGAATCGCACCTGGGGCAGGAGCTTGGCGTATCCGGCTGGCACACCATCACCCAGCAGCAGATAAACCAGTTTGCCGATGCTACTATCGATCATCAATGGATACACACCGATGTGGAACGGGCAAAAACCGAAGGGCCGTTTAAAAACACGATAGCCCACGGTTATCTGACCATGTCGCTGCTGCCCTACTTCTGGCACCAGATAGCTGATGTGCAGAACCTTAAAATGCAGATCAATTATGGTATCGAGAACTTCAAGTTCGGGCAGGCCGTGGTGGTTGACAGCCGCGTAAGGTTAAAGGCAAAACTTGCCGCTATCATTAACCTGCGGGGCATAACCAAAGCCA
Above is a window of Mucilaginibacter ginsenosidivorans DNA encoding:
- a CDS encoding MFS transporter, producing the protein MTDEGNSQPPKKDSFEALRYKDFRSYLGMRFFFTFAYQMQTTVLGFYIYELTHSKIAIAIIGLSEAIPAVGLALYGGYIADKYEKRKMLLLVFSGVLFSSLVMFLVTLKGLSGYIHTGWTVPILYAMIFCNGVARAFYGPATFTVYAHSIPREVYPNGATWSSQGWQIASILGPFTGGFIYAFAGGITGNFIVILAFLLITFVLVYRLRKYPPVFIPKESVYKSLKEGIHFVFNSKMMIGAMSLDLFSVFFGGAVALLPVFALDILHVGSEGLGLMRMASSLGAALTMAVMARFSPLGKPWRNLLIAVTGFGLCIIGFGLSRSFILTLIFLFGQGAFDSVSVIIRGTLVQLLTPDHMRGRVSAVNSMFIGSSNEIGDFESGIAAKLLGTVPAVLFGGTMTLLIVTVTWLKTKSLLPLGISDIHTVEVKEQE
- a CDS encoding PLDc N-terminal domain-containing protein, encoding MYLITSAFGGTLGLICLILWLALSLYSLINILRTHAINGGSKVLWMLIIIVVPIVGSLTYLFWRSVKTL
- a CDS encoding ABC transporter ATP-binding protein: MKVLLSYLKEYRWVVALALVLAAFNIGFSLLDPFITGKIVDKYIVPTNLSRAKVVEIVEKIKGTDLKSLDHNQTSSLIDKVVKSMYNVSYHDFLVGVLTLIGLAVGAAMVSRIAKNFQDYYTNIITQKVGAKMYADGLKHSLELPFQVFEDQRSGETLGVLQKVRLDCEKFITSFISVLFVSLIGMIMVMVMSIKVNYQVTLVYLGAIPVIMFVSMALSKRIKGIQKKIVSQTTSLAGSTTESLRNIELVKSLGLSKQEIERLNKTTYKILELELKKVKYVRSMSFVQGTTVNFVRSVMVVILLMLIFKGTLTAGNYFMFLFYSFFLFNPLQELGNVIQSWREAEVSLENFKRILSTPVEAKPENPIHLDEITKLSFSNVSFKHLTASRNALNNINFEASTGETIAFVGPSGSGKTTLVKLLVGLYQPLEGSILYNNIAGKEIDLDQLRERVGFVTQDTQLFSGSIRENLLFVRPDATDEECMTALQRAACQTLLARAPQGLDTVIGEGGVKVSGGEKQRLSIARALLRRPDLLVFDEATSSLDSITEEEITETIRDVSVLKDHITILIAHRLSTIMHADTIYVLEKGKIVESGKHLELILQKGLYYAMWRQQIGEKVTEDEDTY
- the frr gene encoding ribosome recycling factor; amino-acid sequence: MSELIKKQVIDARALMEKAIDHCDGELQKIRAGKASPSMLDDIMVEYYGTPTPLNQVGSVNTPDARTIVIQPWEKSLLSGIEKAIMEANLGVNPQNDGTIIRINVPPLTEERRRDLVKKAKAEAETGKIAIRNIRKEANEKIRKLKSEGVSEDEMKTGEGEVQKLTDSFIAKVDVLSDAKEKDIMTV
- the pyrH gene encoding UMP kinase, translating into MKYKRILLKLSGESLMGDRQYGIDNKQVLQYANDIKSVYDAGIEIAVVVGGGNIFRGLSAEKSGMDRAQADYMGMLATVINCMALQNALETVGVETRLQSAIKMEQICEPYIRRRAMHHLELGKIVIFGAGTGNPYFTTDTAASLRAIEIKADVVLKGTRVDGIYTADPEKDPTATRYDEISFAEVIGKGLNVMDTTAFTLCQENKLPIIVFDMNKEGNFLKIAQGEAIGTLVK
- the nagA gene encoding N-acetylglucosamine-6-phosphate deacetylase yields the protein MINALHNLRLISEGQITQGKAVLFDGNTIVDIVDEPAIPADAIKTDLTGNFLAPGFLDLQLYGSGGRLLSIDTDEATLLQMENDLLDQGTIGFFPTISTNTNEVIEQTIQVCRSYRDKRRGNFLGLHLEGPFLNPVRRGAHNKDFIQKASLELVRKWIEMGDGVITMMTIAPELQDQEVIDYMHSAGIILSSGHSNATYAEGKAFLNKPIPAVTHIYNAMPQMHHRDPGYIPAIFEERPYTSIVPDGIHVDFVMARLAKRELGDKLFFITDSVTESHHGPYQHRFTGDRYVLASDGTLSGSCLTMLKCVENGVKHFEISLPESVNMASLYPAQLAKLNKGKIAAGFDADFTVFNDGFELRGTFMAGKRIN
- the tsf gene encoding translation elongation factor Ts; this encodes MSTLQITASDVNKLRQQTGAGMMDCKKALTETNGDFEAAIDYLRKKGAKVAASRQDRESNEGVVIARTSEDGKRGVIIELNCETDFVAKNAEFIAFANEIANAAVENKPADLEALGQLSIDVESSRVTIADAITDKTGKIGEKIGVSKYEVVEGEKVVAYIHGNFRLGVLVALSANPAGAEEAGKDVAMQIAAMNPIAVDKDGVDASTIERELEIAKDQIRAEGKPEEMIEKIAAGKLNKFYKDSTLLNQEFVKDSSKSVAQFLGSIDKGLTVTAFKRVALGA
- the rpsB gene encoding 30S ribosomal protein S2, whose translation is MARTTYQDLLDAGVHFGHLTRKWDPKMSQYIFMERNGIHIIDLNKTLNKVEEAAAAIKQIVKSGRKVLFVATKKQAKDIVADYAKTVNMPFVTERWLGGMLTNFATVRKSIKKMSNIDKLTKDGTYSILSKKERLMIQRERIKLETLLGGIADLNRLPAALFLIDVKKEHIAVSEALKLNIPTFAMVDTNSDPSNIDFPIPANDDATKSISLITGIIIKAIEEGLDERKREKEDEAEKEAAAAKAKADTAKPEAAPAGAPAEGGKRKRVTEVAAEAETEAPAAADKTEE
- the rpsI gene encoding 30S ribosomal protein S9; the encoded protein is MPTTNTSGRRKTAVARIYLSDGNGAITVNGKDYKEYFPTLPLQYIVTQSVEVSGSAGKYDVKVNVAGGGVKGQAEAVRLAIAKAIVELDAEKKPALRAKGIMTRDDRMVERKKPGRKKARKRFQFSKR
- the rplM gene encoding 50S ribosomal protein L13, giving the protein MNTLSYKTVSANKKTVNKEWVVVDAQGEILGRLCSKIAAMIRGKHKPGFTPNVDCGDNVIVINADKVKLTGNKFADKQYVSYTGYPGGQRFISPKELMAKHPERVVEKAVRGMLPKNRLGRALFGNLHVYAGAEHPHQAQNPKAI
- a CDS encoding MaoC family dehydratase; the encoded protein is MIIIHNYAEFESHLGQELGVSGWHTITQQQINQFADATIDHQWIHTDVERAKTEGPFKNTIAHGYLTMSLLPYFWHQIADVQNLKMQINYGIENFKFGQAVVVDSRVRLKAKLAAIINLRGITKATIGVEMEIEGEKKPAYTGEVVFLYHFNN